From Arachis hypogaea cultivar Tifrunner chromosome 3, arahy.Tifrunner.gnm2.J5K5, whole genome shotgun sequence:
aataaatgtgggttaagttgataaaatctactcatttcaatatgaaataaaccatcaaattgtggtttatcaggaATACATACTGTGGGAGGGCTTGTCCCACGTGCAATTTGGATGACTACATTTTCCTTAATTTTTTCAGCACAAGTTAGTTGAGTCCTCGTTTATAAAGTTGCCCTTGTATCACCACATACTTAGCTGCTTCTCTTCTCGTTGCTCTAGCTTTTTTCTCATCTTCACAGAGTTCACCACCTTCCAAGAAGTGAAGAATTAGATTCATCCATGAAGGAGGCTTCAGCACTTGGGTTACGCACAGGGCTACCGATGGCCCCGTTGCTAATCCCTGAATCAGAGATCGGTTTCCCGTGCTGGGTTTCATGCTTGCCAGTTTTGACAAGAGGTCGGCCTTGGCGTTCTTTTCCTTGGGTACATGCTGAATCGGTACCTCTTCAAAATCCTTACATAGCTTCTTCACTTTCTCTCAATATTTCCTAAGTGGGAAAtctctggcttggtagctccTGTTGACTTGGGAGGTAACAATTTGAGAATTGATGTTGACTTCAACTTTCAATGTGCCGACCTCTTTGGCTAAAATTAAGCCTTCTATTAGGGCTTCGTACTCCGCCTAGTTGTTGGAAATCGGGAAGTTGAACTTGATTGATTGCTCATAAATCACTCCCGCTGAGCTTTCAAGCATTATCCCTGCTCCCCCAAACGCTTGGTTGGAGACTCCGTCAACATGGAGCTTCCACCATGTATCCGTGTTCCCGGGCGCATTCCCCGTCCCTTCTACTAGAAAGTCTGACCTTGCCTGGGTCTTGATTGCATGTCTAGGTTCATATTACAGGTTGTACTAGGATAATTCGACCGCCCATGTCATCATGCGGCCTGCCAAGTTGGGTTTTTGTAGAACTTGGTGAATGGCTTGGTCAGTTCTCAGAATGATCGGGTGACCTTGAAAGTACTGCGTCAGCCTTCGAGACGAGATCAATAGGGAATAGGCTAGCTTCTCCAGCTTGGTGTATCTTAGCTCCGCCCCTTGGAGCACCTTACTGATAAAATATACTGGCTACTAGATCTTGTCTTCTTCTCGAATGAGGACAGCCACCATGGCTTGCTCCATCACTGCCAAATACAAGAACAAGGGTTCACCTTCTTTTGGCTTGCCGAGAACAGGGGATGCTGAAAGTATTCTTTTGAAGTGGTTAAATGCCTCCTTACAAGCCAGAGTCCTTTCGaaggctattccctttttcatcAGATTAAAGAAAGGTAGGGCTTTTGCTGCCGATGCTCTGAGGAAACAAGATAAGGCTGTGAGCCTCCCCGCCAGCCTCTACATTTGTCTTAAGGATGACCTCACATTTGTCCGGGTTGGCCTCTACCCCCCTTTGTGTTATCATGAAGCCCAAAAACTTCCCGGCTTCCATGGCAAATGCGCATTTAAGGGTTTTGAGCCTCATGTTGTGATTCCGAAGCGCCTCGAAGATGACTTCGAGGTTGCCAACTAGGTTACTCGGCTCAGCTATTTTTACTAGACataattgataaaccactattttatggtttatcttgtgctcaattgagtggtttttatcaactctttacccacttattcatatgatttgcatggttttacattctccttcctgattttgtgctatgactgaaaacatgcttctttgccttttattttcttttatttaaatcctctcttgttatcattcgatgccttgatatgtgtattaagtgatttcagggattacagggcatgaatggctcagaggatggaaaggaagcatccaaaagtggaaggaatacaagaagttgaagaaactgctaagctgtccagcctgacctcttcgcactcaaacggtcataacttgagctatagagattcaaaggacgcggttccagttgcgttggaaagctaacatccgaggcttcgcaatgatatataatttgctacaGCTGCTCCAAAgttaagtgacgcgaacgcgtggatgacgcgtccatgtcgcatctgcgaatctcattccacgcaaacgcgtggacggcGCTTCCGcatcacttttccgcgacctgtacgtaccagatttCAAAATTAGCGATTtttgggttgtttctgacccagttttcggcccggaaagcacatattagaggctataaaatgggggaatgcatccattcataatcatgctttcatAATACACTTTTtacaatttagatgtagttttcagagagagaggctctctcctttctcttaggatctaggattaggattcctcttaaagaatttaggatttattatttcaacttacaatttttctgcgctccaggttcaatattccttttacttttgatctctcttttactttcagatattttgatgcttgtattacttatgttgcctatttggcttatgaacttctccatgttagatttgactgcttttattaatgcaattgaggtatttcagatttatgattgctgtcttttatttatataaataatttagatttttctccttttggtattggttaagaaatcagtaactcaggagttattagATTCAACGTGATCGATAACCACTATCtttactaattagcttgatcttctataatcccaatcttttcctaGGAATTAACTAAGATTTGAAGATCAacttaattagtcacttgaccttcccttgcactagcaaaggttaactaagtggaattaagattcaattttcatcatcattgataaggataactaggataggacttccaatttctcataccttgccaaaagtttattttacagttatttatttattttacctaccatttaaattacttgttactcatctttaaaaacccaaaattttgcctttttcatagccaataataagtcatacctccctgcaattccttgagaagacgacccgaggtttaaatactcggttatcaattttattgggtttgcttaagtgacaaacaaaacttttgtaagaaaggacttttgttggtttagaagctatacttgcaacgggaatttattataaattctagaccacacaaaagttctctcttcaatcaTCGACATATACCTCAACTGAGTTGTCGATGATGTTAAAAACTTTGTTCATCATCCTCTGGTAGGTAGCTACTGCGTTTTTCAGTCCGAATGGCATTACTTTATAACAGTAGGTCTTAGTTGGCATTATAAACGTCGTTTTCTCCTCGTTAGGATGACGCATCGAGATTTGGTTATAGCCAGAGTACACGTCCATGAAGCTTAGGAAATGGTATCCTGTTGCTACGTCTACCAGGGCGTCGATGTTCAGGAGGGGAAAGAGTCCTTTGGACACGGCTTATTGAGATCTgagtagtcgacgcacattctccatcttCCATTGGCCTTCTTAATGAGAACCACATTTGACAACCACATCAAGTACTCTAGTTCCCTAATAAATCTTGCTTCTAATAGGTTGGCCGCCTGTTTGGCCACCTTGTTAGCCCTTTCCTGTGATATCTTCCTTTGCCGCTGCGCTACCGGCTTAACATTTGCCTTTACGGCAAGTCAGTGAGACATAAACTTAGGGTCTACCCCTGGCATATCGGCCGGAGTCCAAGAGAATAGGTCACTGTTTGCTCTGACAGTCTCTATGAGGGGTCCTTTTAGCTCATGCGAGAGGTTTCTATTTATGAAAGTGAACTTTTTCGCCGTTTTGGCAACCCAAAATTTCTCTAGATCGCCTTGGGGTTCTGGCCTTGACTTGTCGTCTATTCTTGCATCTAAATCAGCCAGGAACACCCCAGATGCCTCTTTTGACCTCTTTCTCAAAGAAAGACTGGCATTATTGTAAGCGATTGCCGTTTTTAGGTCTCCCCTGATGGAAACAATGGATCCATTGTCAGCCACAAACTTCATTATTAGAAACTTGGTGTATTTGACCGCTGAGAATTCATTGATGGttttcttccaaggatgacattGTAGGCTGTGGAGTCTCTCAGAACAACAAACTCCGCCATTACCTACCTCTTCTTTTTGCTGGTTCTAATGCAGATTAGGAGACAGATTATCTCGTCCGACCTTATGTAATTGTCACCCAGACCAATGACCCAATGCTAGTGGGTCTTGAGGTCGGCTTCTCTGAGCCCCAAGGTGTCAAACATGTTCTTGAACAAAATATTGGAGTCGGCTCCTGCGTCAACGAGAATTCGTTTAACCAAGCCCGTGATCACCATGGGCAGATTCTTGGGGTGATCATGGCACCACCGATCTTCGGGTCGAAGGTTATCGCGGGAGGTTCCTTGTATGGGGCTTTGGGATTTCTCGTTGACACAGTTAGGACTTAGCGTCCTTCTTTGCTACCGATTTTGACTTCGGGGGTGCATCTCGGGGCATTGTTAGGATTTTCATTAATGACTACCGTCGGGGCATTTTAAGGATTTACATTGATCACTTGCCTTGGCTTCACGGTGCAGCTTCGGTCCTCCTCAGATCGTTCATGTTCTCTTCTTCTCGGCTCTCTTATGAACTGGGCAACTTAGTCAACTTGCCTTCACTAATGGCATCTTCTAAGGCGTCCTTTAGGTCGAAACAGTCTTGGGTTTTGTGGCAAAATCCTTTATAGTAGCCACAGTACAAGATTTTATTCCTGCCTGTCTTGTCCTTTAGCTGCTAGGGTTTTGATAAGATGCCTTTGTTCGCAATCTGTTGATAGACTTCCACTGTGAGGGCCGTGAGGGAGGTATAGTTTGTGAACTTCTCCACTCGAGAAAATGGCTTGGGCTGCTTCCCTGATTTCCCTTCCTTCGGTATCTCTCTTGGTTTATCTGCATACATGGGTTGGCGAGGAGGTGGGCTGGTCGGTAGCCGCTTATTAGCCACCACCAGTTGGCTAACCTCCTCATCATTAATGTATTCTCTGGCCACATTCTGGATCTCTTGCATGGTCCAGATGGGCTTGATGGTAAGGTGCTTCCTGAAGTCTTCATTCAGTAAGCCATTCGTCAAGTACAGACTGGCTACGGAGTCGGTCAGCCCATCGATTTCTAGGCACTCATCGTTGAACCTATCCAGAAATTTTCTGGTCGGCTCCTTAGCTTTTTGTGTGATACCCAGCAGGTTGATTGGGTGTTTGGCCTTGGCAATGCGTATGGTGAACTATGCCAAAAAGTTGCGGGATATGTTTGCAAAAGCTGTAGTGGACTCTTGCGGGAGCGCATTAAACCACCGTATTGCTGGGACCGCCAGTGTTACAGGGAAAGCTTGGCATCGGACCGCGTCACCAACACCCTCTAAATTCATTTTGGCATCAAAGGCTATTAGGTGTTCCTGTGGGTCTTTGGTcccgtcgtacctcatgtccgtagGCTTGTGAAAGTTCTTTGGCAGCCAGACCTTGAGGATCGAGGGATGGAAAGGGGTCACACCCCTGATGATGAGGTCCCGTCATTTTCTCGCTCTCTCCCTGCGGGTCTCTTCATGTTCTTCCAACCAGTCTTGGGTAGTATGTGATCGAGCGTTAGTTTGtgttcttttgttgtttctttggGGGCTCCTTCCCGTGGTTCCCACCTCTTTGGGGGAGATTGGGTGCGAGATAGACTACGATGAGAGTCTCTTCCGTGCTCTGGGCAATAGCGATCCCTCGCCACTAAATCTCTTTCGAGGTTTTGCACCCAGTGGCGCAGCTCCTATGTTATCTTTGTGTTGTCTTCACCAGTGCCGCCAAAAGGGCGTCTCTCGTGGGAGCTAGAGGGTGGGTCGTCTCTACGGGAACCTACTCCTATGCGCTCATGGGAAGACGCGACGGAAGCTAACCTACTCATCAGGCGGGTTTCTTCCACCTCGCGCACGTTATCTCCTTCTTCTCCCAGAAGGAAATCTATTCACATCAGGTCCCTATAGACGGTGCCAATGTTCTTCTGCTCGGTTGCTTGACGGATCAGGTTGGTGGGTTGATGGAGCAGAGATTTGAGAAGGTTAGGACCTGAGCGCAAGCTGAGAAACTGGAGCCTGGTTTAGTCGTTGATTAGACAACGGGTGAGAACCACCTGCAAGGACTCCAATGCTCAAGTTAGGGTCTGTACAAGAAGGCGGTGTATTTGAATTAGGGTAACGTACCAGTGGGAGGGGTAGGTCCCTCCCCTCTTATAGTTCGTATTCGGGTGGACCCTTTGTGGCTAGGTCTACCTTCCTAGAAACTTTTGTTAGCTATCCAGGTTCCACGTGGAGGAGATGAAGGCAAGTCACCTCCTAGCTCGGGTTGAGCGACCCGTTGGGTTGGCCGCTCATGCCCGGACCCTGGTCACTGATGGGCTGGGCCGAAATAATTTCCAATTCCAACATCCTCACCACCACCACCCTTTGTCTTCAACAAAACACTTTTATACTCTCTAGTTTTAGGAATTTTGCAAGTGTCGCAGCTTTCATCAACCTTTCTATCCTATTGCAATACAAAATCCTCACTTCCCTCAAGTTGGGCAAACCTATGAAGTCGTCTTCTATACTTCAGATGGCATCTAGTCTTCCCAAGccatatagaatcaaacattgAAGGTTTTGAAAGTGATGGCAATGGCGGCGACAACGAAAGTGAGAGGTTCAGACATTAAggcggaagaagaaaaagggggaGTAAAACGATGTCATTTATGCATAAATTGTAAAATGACATCGTTTAATTGAGCCACGTTATTTTTCTGTGATGAAAATGGATAGAGGGACCAACTTGAGTCACGCTGATGGACGGAAAACGTATCTGCAcaaactaccggcaagtataccgggtcacgtcaagtagtaaaactcatatgagtgaggtcgatcccacagggattgatggatcaagcaattttagttgggtgatgagtctagtcaagctaatattGAAAGGGGTTTGGTGAAATTGAATGAGCAGAAAG
This genomic window contains:
- the LOC112779312 gene encoding uncharacterized protein; this encodes MKFVADNGSIVSIRGDLKTAIAYNNASLSLRKRSKEASGVFLADLDARIDDKSRPEPQGDLEKFWVAKTAKKFTFINRNLSHELKGPLIETANVKPVAQRQRKISQERANKVAKQAANLLEARFIRELEYLMWLSNVVLIKKANGRWRMCVDYSDLNKPCPKDSFPS